A window of the Rhodoferax sp. GW822-FHT02A01 genome harbors these coding sequences:
- the aceE gene encoding pyruvate dehydrogenase (acetyl-transferring), homodimeric type, producing MSAVPQSPASSVDADSQETREWLDALSAVIQQEGPDRAHYLLEQLLSHARQSSLDMPFSANTAYVNTIDKDQEEICPGNIEIEERLRAYMRWNAMAMVVKANRHHPIDGGDLGGHIGSFASLAHMFGAGFNHFWHAESENHGGDCLYIQGHVSPGVYARAYLEGRLTEEQLLNFRQETGGKGLSSYPHPKLMPEFWQFPTVSMGLGPLMAIYQARFLKYLHARGIANTENRKVWVFCGDGEMDEVESLGAIGLAAREKLDNLVFVINCNLQRLDGPVRGNGKIVQELEGEFRGSGWNVIKLLWGSEWDPLLARDTDGALRKIMMDTLDGDYQAFKANDGAFVRKNFFGRDPRTLEMVSKMSDDAIWNLRRGGHDPQKVYAAYAAAVKHKDQPTVLLIKTVKGFGMGKAGEGKNNVHQTKKLTDEDIKAFRDRFNIPVPDSQIADIPFYKPADDTPEMQYLHERRKALGGYLPHRRVKADESFTVPSLETFKSVMEPTAEGREISTTQAYVRFLTQLLRDQALGPRVVPILVDEARTFGMEGLFRQVGIYNPAGQQYTPVDKDQVMYYREDKAGQILQEGINEAGGMASWIAAATSYSTSNRIMVPFYVYYSMFGFQRIGDLAWAAGDMQARGFLLGGTSGRTTLNGEGLQHEDGHSHIMAGTIPNCVSYDPTFAHEVGVILHHGLKRMVEKQDNVFYYLTLLNENYAMPGLIPGTEEQIIKGMYLCKPGAKLTPRVQLLGSGTILRESIAAQELLEKDWGVAADVWSCPSFNELTRDGQDAERWNLLHPLETPRVSFVSQQLEANKGPVVASTDYMKAYAEQIRPFIPKGRTYKVLGTDGFGRSDFRSKLREHFEVNRHYIVVAALKALSEEGTVPVAKVAEAITKYGINADKINPLYA from the coding sequence ATGTCAGCAGTTCCCCAAAGCCCGGCTAGCAGCGTTGACGCAGATAGCCAGGAGACCCGCGAATGGTTGGACGCCCTGTCCGCCGTGATTCAGCAAGAGGGCCCTGACCGCGCTCACTACCTGCTGGAGCAACTGTTGTCACACGCCCGGCAAAGCAGCCTGGACATGCCGTTCTCGGCCAATACGGCCTACGTGAACACCATTGACAAAGATCAAGAAGAAATTTGCCCCGGCAACATCGAGATTGAAGAGCGCCTGCGCGCCTACATGCGCTGGAACGCCATGGCCATGGTGGTCAAGGCCAACCGCCACCACCCCATCGACGGTGGTGACCTGGGGGGCCACATTGGCTCCTTTGCTTCGCTGGCCCATATGTTTGGTGCAGGCTTCAACCACTTCTGGCATGCCGAGAGTGAAAACCACGGTGGCGACTGCCTCTACATCCAAGGCCACGTGTCACCCGGTGTGTATGCACGCGCCTATCTGGAAGGCCGTCTGACCGAAGAACAACTGCTGAATTTCCGTCAAGAAACCGGCGGCAAGGGGCTGTCGAGCTACCCGCACCCCAAGCTGATGCCCGAGTTCTGGCAGTTCCCCACGGTGTCCATGGGGCTGGGCCCACTGATGGCCATCTACCAGGCCCGCTTCCTCAAATACCTGCATGCCCGGGGCATTGCCAACACTGAAAACCGCAAGGTCTGGGTGTTCTGCGGCGACGGCGAAATGGATGAAGTGGAGTCCTTGGGCGCCATCGGCCTGGCTGCCCGTGAGAAGCTCGACAACCTGGTGTTTGTGATCAACTGCAACCTGCAACGCCTGGACGGCCCGGTGCGCGGCAACGGCAAGATCGTGCAAGAACTCGAAGGCGAGTTCCGCGGCTCCGGCTGGAACGTGATCAAGCTGCTGTGGGGCAGCGAGTGGGATCCGCTGCTGGCGCGCGACACCGACGGTGCCCTGCGCAAGATCATGATGGACACGCTGGACGGCGACTACCAGGCCTTCAAGGCCAACGACGGCGCGTTCGTGCGCAAGAACTTCTTCGGCCGCGATCCCCGCACGCTGGAAATGGTCTCCAAGATGAGCGACGACGCCATCTGGAACCTGCGCCGCGGCGGTCACGATCCCCAAAAGGTGTATGCCGCCTACGCAGCTGCGGTCAAGCACAAGGACCAACCGACCGTGCTGCTGATCAAGACCGTCAAGGGCTTTGGCATGGGCAAGGCCGGGGAAGGCAAGAACAATGTGCACCAGACCAAGAAGCTGACGGACGAGGACATCAAGGCCTTCCGCGACCGCTTCAACATCCCGGTGCCCGACAGCCAGATTGCCGACATCCCGTTCTACAAGCCGGCCGACGACACCCCGGAAATGCAGTACCTACACGAGCGCCGCAAGGCCTTGGGCGGCTACCTGCCGCACCGCCGCGTGAAGGCCGACGAGAGCTTCACCGTGCCGTCACTCGAGACGTTCAAGTCGGTGATGGAGCCCACGGCCGAAGGCCGCGAAATCTCCACCACGCAAGCGTATGTGCGTTTCCTCACGCAACTGTTGCGTGACCAGGCCCTGGGCCCGCGCGTGGTGCCCATTCTGGTGGACGAAGCCCGTACCTTCGGTATGGAAGGTCTGTTCCGCCAGGTCGGTATCTACAACCCCGCAGGTCAGCAGTACACCCCGGTCGACAAGGACCAGGTGATGTACTACCGCGAAGACAAGGCCGGCCAGATCCTGCAAGAAGGCATCAACGAAGCCGGCGGCATGGCCAGCTGGATTGCAGCAGCCACCAGCTACTCCACCAGCAACCGCATCATGGTGCCGTTCTACGTGTACTACTCCATGTTCGGCTTCCAGCGCATTGGCGATCTGGCCTGGGCTGCTGGCGACATGCAAGCGCGCGGCTTCCTGCTGGGCGGCACATCCGGACGCACCACGCTCAATGGCGAAGGTCTGCAGCACGAAGACGGCCACAGCCACATCATGGCTGGCACCATCCCCAACTGCGTCAGCTACGACCCCACCTTCGCGCACGAAGTGGGTGTGATCCTGCACCATGGCTTGAAGCGCATGGTGGAAAAGCAGGACAACGTTTTCTACTACCTCACCCTGCTCAATGAAAACTACGCCATGCCCGGCCTCATCCCTGGCACGGAAGAGCAGATCATCAAGGGCATGTACCTGTGCAAGCCCGGCGCCAAGCTGACGCCGCGCGTGCAACTGCTGGGCTCCGGCACCATCCTGCGCGAGAGCATTGCTGCGCAAGAGCTGCTGGAGAAAGACTGGGGCGTGGCTGCCGACGTGTGGAGCTGCCCGAGCTTCAACGAACTGACCCGCGACGGTCAGGACGCCGAGCGCTGGAACCTGCTGCACCCGCTGGAAACCCCGCGCGTCTCCTTCGTGTCGCAACAGCTCGAAGCCAACAAGGGCCCGGTGGTTGCCTCCACCGATTACATGAAGGCCTATGCCGAGCAGATCCGCCCCTTCATCCCCAAGGGCCGCACCTACAAGGTCCTGGGTACCGACGGCTTTGGCCGCAGCGACTTCCGCAGCAAGCTGCGCGAGCACTTCGAGGTGAACCGCCATTACATCGTCGTGGCCGCACTCAAGGCCCTGAGCGAAGAAGGCACGGTGCCGGTTGCCAAGGTGGCTGAAGCCATCACCAAGTACGGCATCAATGCCGACAAGATCAACCCCCTGTACGCCTAA
- the aceF gene encoding dihydrolipoyllysine-residue acetyltransferase, protein MALVEVKVPDIGDFDEVSVIEVMVKVGDSVKAEQSLITVESDKASMEIPSSHAGVVKEIKVALGGKIKEGTVVLVLEAAGEASAAAPAASAPAPAAAPVAAPAPVAAAPAAAAGPVEVRVPDIGDFKDVAVIELLAKVGDTVKIDQGLITVESDKASMEIPSSAAGVVKELKVKLGDKVNVGDLVAILEGVGAPAAAAPAAVAAPAPAAAAPAAAPAQAAAAPAAAAAVPAHVPGAAPIGLPHASPSVRKFARELGVPLSEVKGTGLKGRITESDVQSFTRSVMSGAVQTLAAAAQNKSSGGGDGAALGLIPWPKVDFAKFGPIERKEMSRIKKISGANLLRNAIMIPAVTNHDDADITDLEAFRVSTNKENEKSGVKVTMLAFLIKACVAALKKYPEFNSSLDGDAIIYKNYWHIGFAADTPNGLMVPVIKDADKKGIFQISQEMSELAKKARDGKLSPAEMSGATFTISSLGGIGGRYFTPIINAPEVAILGVCRSTTEPVWDGKAFQPRLMLPLSLAWDHRVIDGAAAARFNVYLAQILGDFRRVLL, encoded by the coding sequence ATGGCACTCGTAGAAGTAAAAGTCCCGGACATTGGCGACTTCGATGAAGTCTCCGTCATCGAAGTGATGGTCAAGGTGGGCGACTCAGTCAAGGCTGAGCAAAGCCTGATCACCGTGGAGTCCGACAAGGCATCCATGGAAATCCCCTCCAGCCACGCTGGCGTGGTCAAGGAAATCAAGGTCGCCCTGGGTGGCAAGATCAAGGAAGGCACTGTGGTGCTGGTGTTGGAAGCGGCGGGCGAAGCATCTGCTGCCGCGCCCGCGGCCAGTGCTCCGGCTCCCGCTGCTGCACCCGTAGCAGCGCCTGCGCCCGTTGCGGCGGCACCTGCGGCTGCTGCCGGTCCGGTGGAAGTGCGTGTTCCCGACATCGGTGACTTCAAGGATGTGGCAGTCATCGAACTGCTGGCCAAGGTGGGCGACACGGTCAAAATCGATCAAGGGCTGATCACTGTGGAGTCCGACAAGGCCTCCATGGAAATCCCCTCCAGCGCCGCCGGCGTGGTCAAGGAACTCAAGGTCAAGCTGGGTGACAAGGTCAATGTGGGCGATCTGGTGGCCATACTGGAAGGCGTGGGTGCTCCCGCAGCCGCCGCTCCAGCAGCGGTTGCAGCGCCCGCACCTGCGGCCGCGGCGCCTGCCGCAGCACCTGCACAAGCTGCAGCGGCTCCGGCGGCAGCAGCAGCGGTACCGGCCCATGTGCCGGGTGCCGCGCCCATCGGTCTGCCGCATGCGTCGCCCTCGGTACGCAAGTTCGCTCGCGAGCTGGGTGTGCCGCTCAGTGAAGTCAAAGGCACCGGTCTCAAGGGCCGCATCACCGAATCCGACGTCCAGAGCTTTACCCGCTCGGTGATGAGCGGTGCGGTGCAGACCCTGGCTGCTGCGGCACAGAACAAGTCCAGTGGCGGTGGCGACGGCGCTGCGTTGGGCCTGATCCCTTGGCCCAAGGTGGACTTTGCCAAGTTCGGCCCGATCGAGCGCAAGGAGATGAGCCGCATCAAGAAGATCAGCGGCGCCAACCTGCTGCGCAACGCGATCATGATTCCGGCCGTCACCAACCACGACGACGCCGACATCACCGATCTGGAAGCCTTCCGCGTCTCCACCAACAAGGAGAATGAGAAGAGCGGCGTCAAAGTCACCATGCTGGCCTTCCTGATCAAGGCCTGTGTGGCCGCGCTCAAGAAGTACCCCGAGTTCAACAGCTCGCTGGACGGCGACGCGATCATCTACAAGAACTACTGGCACATCGGCTTTGCCGCCGACACGCCCAATGGCTTGATGGTCCCGGTCATCAAGGACGCCGACAAGAAGGGCATCTTCCAGATCAGCCAGGAAATGTCCGAGCTGGCCAAGAAGGCCCGCGACGGCAAGCTCAGCCCCGCTGAAATGTCCGGTGCCACTTTCACCATCTCGTCGCTGGGTGGTATTGGCGGGCGTTACTTCACGCCCATCATCAATGCGCCGGAAGTGGCCATCCTGGGCGTGTGCCGCTCCACCACCGAGCCGGTGTGGGACGGCAAGGCCTTCCAGCCGCGCCTGATGCTGCCCCTGTCGCTGGCGTGGGACCACCGCGTGATTGACGGTGCTGCCGCCGCACGCTTCAACGTGTACTTGGCCCAGATCCTCGGCGACTTCCGCCGCGTATTGCTCTAA
- a CDS encoding PAS domain S-box protein has protein sequence MALPDLISIPSALDLPAVQQAKHWWTRQHPQRQDRLAMLAPLVAVLLFFAAIVTAFAYLRAEEFDREQEAVQRDVEYTQQRLRLRLLERQEQLTRVAREVSNRELDVEDFRSRAISMLNQYPEIQGLAWIDERRRVRVGTGTAVRPPAPTHNLNDPATRLDNEQAFNSVKQNGQPVFLQRLRSADFAPLMQIYIPLNERNRFSGVLLAELSVDGLYRYGVPDEVTARYAISLLDANGGLLAGTVIPARKAGSNWLPWSTRNNAFSMAVSPVGSGLVVRGQAYRASLGVIGSGFFWLVGTLSVMTAWMLIANWRHTRRRLQAQQALMSETNFRRAMENSMLTGMRAMDLQGRITYVNAAFCQMTGWQESDLVGHTAPFPYWPESDRELLASKLEEELSGKFTPGGFQVRVKRRDGTMFDARLYVAPLIDAMGTQTGWVTSMTDITEPNRVREQLSASHQRFTTVLEALDASISVAPLGSDELLFANKLYRQWFGTHANGHLQLVAEAGVPSSPTSSDSDDSVDALAGLPTETIADTETESGEIYDSALGKWLEVRTRYLSWVDGRLAQMVIATDITSRRLAEQQAATQAERAQNSSRLITMGEMASSVAHELNQPLTAINNYCNGMISRIKEHQITEEDLLGALDKTARQAQRAGQIIQRIRSFVKRSEPNRTPSDVGVMVSEAIELAEIELRRRNVRLNHYVAARLPVMLVDPILIEQVLVNLLRNAAESIDMAQRPTAQRLVELRVVPTKVDGQSAIDFSVRDSGKGLAPEVMARLYEAFFSTKADGMGIGLSLCRSIVESHLGRMSAENIYNGTEVAGCRFSFWIPVADIGYQTPVAPTLST, from the coding sequence ATGGCTTTGCCCGATCTCATTTCCATTCCCAGCGCCCTGGATTTGCCTGCCGTGCAGCAGGCCAAACACTGGTGGACGCGCCAGCATCCGCAGCGGCAGGACCGGCTGGCCATGCTCGCGCCCCTGGTTGCTGTGTTGTTATTCTTTGCCGCCATCGTCACGGCATTTGCCTATTTGCGCGCAGAAGAATTCGATCGCGAGCAGGAGGCTGTGCAACGCGATGTGGAATACACGCAGCAGAGGCTGCGCCTGCGCCTGCTGGAACGTCAGGAGCAGCTCACCCGGGTGGCGCGCGAAGTCTCCAACCGTGAGCTGGATGTAGAGGACTTTCGCAGTCGCGCCATTTCCATGCTCAACCAATATCCTGAAATCCAGGGTCTGGCGTGGATTGACGAACGTCGCCGGGTGCGCGTGGGGACCGGCACCGCCGTGCGCCCGCCAGCCCCAACCCACAATCTGAACGACCCGGCCACGCGCTTGGACAACGAGCAGGCCTTCAACTCGGTCAAGCAAAACGGCCAACCCGTGTTTCTGCAACGTCTGCGCTCAGCCGATTTCGCACCGCTGATGCAGATCTACATTCCCCTGAATGAGCGCAACCGCTTCTCGGGTGTGCTGCTGGCGGAGCTTTCGGTCGATGGCTTGTATCGTTACGGTGTGCCGGATGAGGTGACTGCGCGCTACGCCATCTCGCTGCTGGACGCCAACGGTGGACTTCTGGCCGGCACCGTGATTCCAGCGCGCAAGGCCGGCAGCAATTGGTTGCCCTGGAGCACCCGCAACAACGCCTTCTCCATGGCGGTGTCGCCCGTGGGCAGTGGTTTGGTGGTGCGTGGCCAGGCTTATCGAGCGTCCCTGGGCGTGATCGGCAGTGGCTTCTTCTGGCTGGTGGGCACACTCAGTGTGATGACGGCGTGGATGCTGATCGCCAACTGGCGCCACACCCGCCGCCGTCTGCAGGCGCAACAGGCCTTGATGTCCGAGACTAACTTCCGCCGCGCCATGGAAAACTCCATGCTCACCGGCATGCGCGCCATGGACCTGCAGGGCCGCATCACCTATGTCAATGCGGCCTTCTGTCAGATGACAGGTTGGCAGGAGTCCGATCTGGTGGGCCACACCGCACCCTTCCCCTACTGGCCCGAGTCCGACCGCGAACTGCTGGCGTCCAAGCTCGAAGAAGAACTGTCTGGCAAATTCACGCCGGGCGGATTCCAGGTGCGCGTCAAGCGGCGCGACGGCACCATGTTCGATGCACGGCTCTACGTGGCGCCGCTGATTGACGCCATGGGCACGCAGACCGGCTGGGTCACCTCCATGACCGACATCACCGAGCCCAACCGGGTGCGCGAACAGTTGTCGGCATCGCACCAGCGCTTCACCACCGTGCTGGAAGCGCTGGACGCCTCGATATCGGTCGCCCCCCTGGGTAGTGACGAACTGCTGTTTGCCAACAAGCTCTACCGCCAATGGTTTGGCACCCATGCCAACGGCCATCTGCAGTTGGTGGCAGAAGCCGGTGTGCCCAGCAGCCCCACCAGCAGCGACTCCGACGACAGCGTGGACGCCCTGGCCGGTCTGCCCACCGAAACTATTGCCGACACCGAAACCGAGAGCGGTGAAATCTACGACAGCGCCCTGGGCAAGTGGCTGGAGGTGCGCACCCGCTACCTGAGCTGGGTTGATGGCCGCCTGGCGCAGATGGTGATTGCCACCGACATCACCAGCCGCCGCTTGGCCGAGCAGCAGGCCGCCACGCAGGCCGAGCGCGCGCAGAACTCCAGCCGGCTGATCACCATGGGTGAAATGGCCTCCAGCGTGGCGCATGAACTCAACCAACCGCTGACTGCCATCAACAACTACTGCAACGGCATGATCTCGCGCATCAAGGAGCACCAGATCACCGAGGAAGACCTGCTGGGCGCGCTGGACAAGACCGCGCGCCAGGCCCAGCGCGCCGGGCAGATCATCCAGCGCATACGCTCGTTCGTGAAGCGTAGCGAGCCCAACCGCACGCCGTCGGACGTAGGCGTCATGGTGAGCGAAGCCATCGAACTGGCCGAGATCGAACTGCGCCGGCGCAACGTGCGGCTCAACCACTACGTTGCCGCGCGGCTCCCTGTAATGCTGGTGGACCCCATCCTGATAGAGCAGGTGCTGGTCAATCTGCTGCGCAACGCCGCCGAGTCCATCGACATGGCGCAACGCCCCACGGCGCAGCGTCTGGTGGAATTGCGCGTAGTGCCGACCAAGGTGGACGGGCAGTCCGCCATCGATTTTTCCGTGCGCGACTCGGGCAAGGGACTGGCACCCGAGGTCATGGCCCGACTGTATGAAGCATTCTTTTCCACCAAGGCTGATGGCATGGGCATCGGCCTGTCGCTGTGCCGCTCCATCGTCGAATCGCACTTGGGCAGAATGAGTGCGGAGAACATCTACAATGGCACCGAAGTGGCAGGATGCCGTTTCTCCTTCTGGATACCCGTGGCAGATATTGGCTACCAAACGCCTGTTGCACCAACCCTAAGCACATAA
- a CDS encoding response regulator produces MSLIPKKGTVYVVDDDEAVRDSLQWLLEGKGYRVRCFDSAESFLSRYDAREVACLIADIRMDGMTGLELQNRLIEGRSPLPIVFITGHGDVPMAVDTMKKGAMDFIQKPFKEDQLVSLVERMLDHAKDSFADYQLAVNRDALLSKLTLRESQVLERIVAGRLNKQIADDLGISIKTVEAHRANIMEKLSANTVADLLKIALGQNAPKV; encoded by the coding sequence ATGAGCCTGATTCCAAAAAAAGGTACGGTCTACGTCGTTGATGACGACGAGGCTGTAAGAGACTCCTTGCAATGGTTACTTGAAGGAAAGGGCTACCGGGTACGGTGCTTCGATTCCGCAGAGTCCTTTCTCAGCCGCTACGACGCCCGCGAAGTCGCCTGCCTGATTGCCGACATCCGCATGGATGGCATGACCGGACTGGAGCTGCAAAACCGCCTGATCGAAGGCCGCTCTCCTCTGCCCATCGTGTTCATCACCGGCCACGGCGACGTGCCCATGGCTGTGGACACCATGAAAAAAGGCGCCATGGACTTCATCCAAAAGCCTTTCAAGGAAGACCAGTTGGTCAGCTTGGTGGAGCGCATGCTGGACCACGCCAAGGACTCGTTTGCCGACTACCAGCTTGCCGTCAACCGCGATGCCCTGCTGTCCAAGCTGACACTGCGCGAGTCACAGGTGCTGGAGCGCATTGTGGCGGGACGGCTCAACAAGCAGATTGCCGACGACCTGGGCATCAGCATCAAGACGGTAGAAGCGCACCGCGCCAACATCATGGAAAAGCTCAGCGCCAATACAGTTGCCGACCTGCTCAAGATTGCCCTTGGACAAAATGCTCCCAAAGTTTGA